Proteins found in one Oncorhynchus mykiss isolate Arlee chromosome 3, USDA_OmykA_1.1, whole genome shotgun sequence genomic segment:
- the LOC110504920 gene encoding zinc finger CCCH domain-containing protein 15-like, whose product MHQTDKTFGLKNKKGAKQQKFIKTVTHQVKHEQQNGRQVGTPASYRFAAAEGDKKKKIDKKKKLEEMNELFFQACYTKSHQRHHGQLG is encoded by the exons ATGCATCAAACT GACAAGACATTTGGACTGAAAAACAAGAAAGGAGCCAAGCAGCAGAAGTTCATCAAAACTGTCACTCATCAAGTCAAACATGAACAGCAGAACGGACGACAGGTGGGAACACCAGCCAGCTACAg GTTTGCAGCTGCTGAAGGAGATAAGAAGAAGAAGATTGACAAGAAGAAGAAGCTGGAAGAGATGAATGAGCTTTTTTTTCAAGCCTGTTACACAAAAAGTCACCAAAG ACACCATGGACAACTGGGATGA
- the LOC110520660 gene encoding LOW QUALITY PROTEIN: zinc finger CCCH domain-containing protein 15 (The sequence of the model RefSeq protein was modified relative to this genomic sequence to represent the inferred CDS: deleted 1 base in 1 codon; substituted 1 base at 1 genomic stop codon): MLCSSTRTDCSIVFPHRFCKYFLDDIESNEYGWFRVCPGGGDNCMYRRALPAGFVLRKVKTKEDSLEELIENERSALGPNVTRITLETFLAWKTRKRTRGXAGHEEEETLEDEQDMKRKRADLSAGRSLGVSGREVFEFLPDLVDDDDAETDDTKGDDDGDEDAGITVASADRVVARPRPTKDTDDRQTE; this comes from the exons ATGCTTTGCTCTTCTACGAGGACAGACTGCAGTATTGTTTTCCCCCACAGGTTTTGTAAGTACTTCCTGGATGACATAGAGAGCAACGAGTATGGTTGGTTCCGGGTCTGTCCCGGGGGAGGAGACAACTGTATGTACCGTCGTGCTCTTCCTGCCGGGTTCGTCCTCAGGAAGGTCAAGACGAAAGAAGACTCACTGGAGGAGCTGATCGAGAATGAG CGATCAGCCCTGGGTCCTAACGTCACCCGTATCACTCTGGAGACGTTCCTAGCCTGGAAGACGAGGAAGAGA ACTAGAGGATGAGCAGGACATGAAGAGGAAGAGACACTAGAGGATGAGCAGGACATGAAGAGGAAGAGGGCTGATTTATCAGCAGGCAGGTCACTGGGG GTGAGTGGTCGTGAAGTGTTTGAGTTCCTCCCCGACCTGGTTGACGACGATGATGCAGAGACAGATGATACCAAGGGCGATGATGATGGTGACGAG GATGCTGGGATCACAGTGGCGTCAGCAGACCGGGTCGTTGCCAGACCTCGGCCCACTAAGGACACAGATG ACAGACAAACTGAGTGA